The window GATTTGCTCGGAGAATTCAGGGCGCTTGCGCACGACTACGCTGATGATTGGAACAACTGTGAGTTTATCGAGGCCTTATGATCCTCCTCTCCCTCGTCGGCGAACAACCCCTGCCTTCTCTCCTCGTCTCGCGGGCCTTGAAGCCGGCGCGGACGATTCTGCTTTACACCACCACCACCGAGCGCGTGGCCGGCAACCTGGCGATGATGATGGCCGGGGCGGAGTTGAAACGCGTTGACGCTTACGATTTTGTGGCGGCTCTGGCGCAAATCAGGGCGCTCATGGCGGGCGAAGCGGTGATTAATTTGACGGGCGGCACCAAGCCGATGGCGCTGGCGGCCTACGAAGCGGCGCGCGCTCATGGGGCGGCTGTGGTGTATTTGGAGAGCGAGAAGAAGCAAAGCCTCCTGTACCGTTACGCTTTTGCCGGGGGCGAGTCGCCCCGCCTGGTTGATAAGACGATTTTGCCGCCGCTGATTGACATTGACGATTATTTGCGCGTTCACGGACTACGGGCGCCGGCCGAGCATGGCCCGCAAAACCCGCAGGAGGCCGGGCTGGGCGCCTGGCTGAAGGAGCAGGTGGACGAGTGCCGCCGCAACCTGGTCTTTGAGGGGTTCGAGCTGGATTTTATTCTGCGGCGCGGGAACCAGGTGGCGATTATGGAAGCGAAGATGGCCTGGAAGGGCAGTCGGGCCGGCATTGATCAGTTGAACACGGCCGGCGGGCAGACGTATCTTGGCACGTACACCGGAAAGATTCTGGTGACCAGCCGTCCGCTGGGGGCGCAATTGGCGGCGCTGGCCGAGGCGCGGCGTATTCGCGCGGTGACGGCCAATGGGCAGGTGGAGCGGCGCACGGGACGGATGATGTTCGATGCGGCCAGCCGCTCGCGCCTGTTGCGCGCGCTGGAGCAGGTGCTAGGCCCGAAATGATCCTCCTCAACTTCTCCCACCCCCTCACCCCCGACCAGCTTGAGGCGATTAGCAGGCTGACCGGCCAGACGGTGGAGCGCGTCATCGCCGCCCCGGCCCAGTTCGACCACCAACAGCCGTTCGAGCAACAGTTGGCGGCGCTGATGGCGCAGATTGAGTTGTCGCCCGACGAATGGCAGACGGCCTCCATCGTGGTCAATCCCCCTTCGCTCAATTTCATCACTGCCCTGGTGCTGGCCGAGCTTCACGGGCGCATGGGCTACTTTCCGCCGGTGGCGCGGTTGAGGCCGGTGAAGGACGCCCTGCCGCCGCGTTACGAGGTGGCCGAGGTGTTGAATTTGCAGTCCGCGCGCGATGCGGCCAGAACGAGGCGATTTTAGCGATGGGCGAGAATTTTTGGGGCGACGTGGATCTGGACGGGGACGCCGACTGGCTGGACGATTGGATCGGCGATTCGGCGATGATGGCGGTTCTGCGCGCCCGGCGCAAGTTGGAGCGCGGCGAGCCGTTGACCAAAGAGGAAGCCGAACTGCTGGGCGAGCCGTTCGAGGAAGACGAGGCCGAGGAGTGGGAGGCGGGTGACGAGCGGGATGATTGGGAAGAGGACGACGATGACGATTGAGCCGGAGTTGTTGAGTGTGGTGTTGACGGTGACCCCGGCCCTCACCCCCAACCCCTCCCCCGTTTTGGAAGAGCGCCAAATCAGGGGAGGGGAGAACGGATATGGCCGGGCGGCGCACGCGGTGCTGCTGGATGCGGTGCGCGAGCACGACCCGGCGCTGGCCGAGAGCCTTCACGCCGGGTCGGGGTTGAGGCCGTTTACGGTTTCGGATTTGATCGGCTACTCGCCGAAGCGCGGCCCTTCGGCGCGCTCAGGACAGGGCCCTTCGGCGCGCTCAGGGCAGAGCCTGGAGGCGGGGCGGAAGTATAGCCTGAGGTTCACGGCGATGACGGGGCCGGTGGCGCAGGCGATCCGGTGGGCGGTGAGCAGTGGACAGTTGGCGGTGGGGAGCGCCATCCGGCTGACGGAGAGCGAGTTCGTCGTCGAGGCGGTGGATTCAGGGTTGCAGGGTTTGAATGGCGGATCGCAATTGGACGATCCGAAGTCGAAAATTGAAAATTCAAAATCCCGATGGCCGGCGGCGGCCACGTATGAGTCGCTTTCGGCCCCGTGGTTGCTGGGGCGCGCCCAGCCAGGGCATCGCCTGGCCCTTCAGTTTGCCAGTCCCACCACCTTCAAGTCGCAGGAGAAGCACGTGCCGGTTCCGCTTCCGGCCTGGGTCTTCGGCAGTTTGCTGGAGAAATGGAACGCCTTTGCCCCAGTGGCCCTGCCGCCGGAGGCCAGACGTTTTGCCGAGGAATGTCTGGCCCTTTCCGGCTACAAGCTGCAGACGCGGCCCGTGCCCACCAAAGAAGGCGGCCTGCGGATGGGGGCGGTGGGCGTTGCCTATTACACGGCTATCAATCGCGACCGTTACTGGTTGAGCGTGATGAACCTGCTAGCCGACTTTGCCCTCTTCGCCGGAATTGGGGCGGGGACGACGATGGGGTTGGGGCAGTGCCGGAGGTTGGAGGTTGGAAGTTAGAGGTTAGAGGTTGGAGGATTAGAGAATTGGAGATTGGGGGTTATGGTTCAACGCACTTTAACAACTGAATATCAGGTTTTGCCGACAATAGATAAAGTTTTGGAGTGGAAGAATTTGCAGGTTGCCTGGCGGCAGGTGGAGTCTAACAAGGGCGCCCCCGGCGTGGACGAGGTGAGCGTGGCCCGCTGGGGGCGCAATTGGGAGACGAACCTGCACCGCTTGCGCCAGCAGGTGAAGTCGAACACCTATTGCCCCAGCCGCCCACGCCGTTTTACGGTGCTGAAGAACGACGGCGGGTTTCGCGAGCTTTCGATTCTGACGGTGACCGACCGGGTTCTGCAGAGGGCAACGCTGAATGCGCTGGAGCCGTTGTTCGAGCGCCGGTTCTTGAATTGCAGTTTTGGCTACCGGCCCAACCGGTCGGTGGCCCACGCGGTGACGACCGTGGTGCGGCAACGCGAGCGCGGCCAGCGCTGGGTGTTGGACGCCGATATTCGCCAGTGCTTCGAGAGTCTGGATCATCAATTGATTATGGAGTTGATGCGGCAGGAGGTGAAGGACGCGGGCCTGCTGAGGTTGAATGCGTTGTGGCTGGAAACGGGGAAGGCCCAAAACCCCAAAGTCCAAAACCCCAAGACCCAAAATCCCAAACGCCAAATCTCAAGCAGTGATGATGGCGACCATCAGCCCTCAGCCACGCGAAGCGGCCATCCGCCGCGCGGCGTGCCGCTGGG is drawn from Chloroflexota bacterium and contains these coding sequences:
- a CDS encoding CRISPR-associated endoribonuclease Cas6, with the translated sequence MTIEPELLSVVLTVTPALTPNPSPVLEERQIRGGENGYGRAAHAVLLDAVREHDPALAESLHAGSGLRPFTVSDLIGYSPKRGPSARSGQGPSARSGQSLEAGRKYSLRFTAMTGPVAQAIRWAVSSGQLAVGSAIRLTESEFVVEAVDSGLQGLNGGSQLDDPKSKIENSKSRWPAAATYESLSAPWLLGRAQPGHRLALQFASPTTFKSQEKHVPVPLPAWVFGSLLEKWNAFAPVALPPEARRFAEECLALSGYKLQTRPVPTKEGGLRMGAVGVAYYTAINRDRYWLSVMNLLADFALFAGIGAGTTMGLGQCRRLEVGS
- a CDS encoding DUF1887 family protein; amino-acid sequence: MILLSLVGEQPLPSLLVSRALKPARTILLYTTTTERVAGNLAMMMAGAELKRVDAYDFVAALAQIRALMAGEAVINLTGGTKPMALAAYEAARAHGAAVVYLESEKKQSLLYRYAFAGGESPRLVDKTILPPLIDIDDYLRVHGLRAPAEHGPQNPQEAGLGAWLKEQVDECRRNLVFEGFELDFILRRGNQVAIMEAKMAWKGSRAGIDQLNTAGGQTYLGTYTGKILVTSRPLGAQLAALAEARRIRAVTANGQVERRTGRMMFDAASRSRLLRALEQVLGPK